Proteins found in one Mucilaginibacter gracilis genomic segment:
- a CDS encoding pirin family protein — MSKTVLHLANTRGNVDMGWLKSFHTFSFGGYYNPERMNFGALRVLNDDTVAGGKGFGEHPHDNMEIISIPLVGGLKHKDNMNNQAVISDGDIQVMSAGTGIFHSEHNNDPNETVKFLQIWLFPNVRNVEPRYDQLTLNKEERHNKLQQVLSPNKDDAGVWIHQNAWFHLGSFDNGIETEYTIKASGNGVYAFILSGSVEIDGQVLNTRDGFGIWDTDKFTIKALSNVEFLLMDVPMKF; from the coding sequence ATGTCGAAAACAGTATTACACTTAGCCAACACCCGCGGAAACGTTGATATGGGCTGGCTAAAAAGCTTCCACACTTTTAGTTTTGGAGGTTATTATAACCCTGAGAGAATGAATTTTGGTGCGTTGCGCGTTTTAAACGACGATACCGTTGCCGGAGGTAAAGGCTTTGGCGAACACCCGCACGATAATATGGAAATTATTTCAATTCCGCTTGTTGGTGGTTTAAAACATAAAGACAATATGAATAACCAGGCCGTTATCAGCGATGGCGATATACAGGTGATGAGTGCCGGTACAGGCATATTTCACAGCGAACACAATAACGACCCTAACGAAACTGTAAAGTTTTTGCAGATATGGTTGTTCCCTAATGTGCGCAATGTTGAGCCCCGTTACGACCAACTTACCTTAAATAAAGAAGAGCGGCATAACAAACTGCAACAAGTACTATCTCCCAACAAGGATGACGCCGGGGTTTGGATACATCAAAACGCATGGTTCCATTTGGGTAGCTTTGATAACGGTATTGAAACCGAATACACCATAAAAGCATCCGGTAACGGCGTTTATGCTTTTATATTGAGCGGTTCGGTTGAAATTGATGGCCAGGTTTTAAATACCCGCGATGGTTTTGGTATTTGGGATACTGATAAATTTACCATTAAAGCTTTAAGCAATGTCGAGTTTTTATTGATGGATG
- a CDS encoding Crp/Fnr family transcriptional regulator, which yields MPTELILQSVTRYISLTEDEKLYFISLLHPKSIKRKQFILQNGQICKNSTFVTSGCLRGFTVDENGFEHVLNFAPTGWWIADMYSLISQKPGILNIEAIDDTESLTLSKTDQEKLYLKIPQFERFFRIITENSLVAYQQRLIDNLSLPAEDRFHNFCKRYPSLINALPKKQIAAYIGVTPEFFSRMQRNLLKMDRNAPIKR from the coding sequence ATGCCTACAGAACTTATTTTACAAAGTGTTACCCGCTATATTTCGCTCACGGAAGACGAGAAGCTATATTTTATATCGTTACTGCATCCAAAAAGCATTAAACGCAAGCAATTTATTTTACAAAACGGCCAAATTTGTAAAAACTCTACCTTTGTAACTTCGGGTTGTTTGCGGGGTTTTACTGTAGATGAAAATGGTTTTGAACACGTGCTCAACTTTGCGCCAACCGGTTGGTGGATAGCCGATATGTATAGCCTGATTAGCCAGAAACCAGGCATTTTAAATATTGAAGCGATAGATGACACCGAATCGTTAACGCTATCTAAAACCGACCAGGAAAAATTATATTTAAAGATACCGCAGTTTGAAAGATTTTTCCGGATTATTACCGAAAACTCGCTGGTTGCCTACCAGCAGCGGTTAATAGATAACCTGAGTTTACCCGCCGAAGACAGGTTTCACAACTTTTGCAAGCGGTACCCATCGCTTATTAATGCCCTTCCCAAAAAACAAATAGCAGCCTACATTGGCGTTACGCCCGAATTTTTTAGCCGTATGCAACGTAACTTGTTAAAAATGGATAGGAATGCGCCGATAAAACGGTAA
- a CDS encoding DUF4412 domain-containing protein gives MKKNVLVMFALLTVFCACNSKKTEGTINYSVEYLLPDSLQQYAQYLPKTAIVYFKGDSTISIQEAPEEATSVITDSKTGFMRALLKSTTKKQFYAVDYDKAAQAEELAAIPSYTFTKTNDHKTIAGYDAVRYILKEKLTNQAGEAWFTKDVAIIPNSLTSSLDSTLGVPLSFSMKQNGAVIKTTVTQIKFEPVPAGAFSTPKGYEFLTPKQFKDMTGGN, from the coding sequence ATGAAGAAAAACGTATTAGTAATGTTTGCCCTATTAACGGTGTTTTGTGCGTGCAACAGTAAAAAAACCGAAGGAACCATTAACTACAGTGTTGAGTATTTATTGCCCGATAGCCTGCAACAGTATGCCCAATATTTGCCTAAAACAGCCATTGTATATTTTAAAGGCGACTCGACAATAAGTATACAAGAAGCACCTGAAGAAGCAACAAGTGTTATAACCGACAGTAAAACGGGCTTTATGCGCGCGCTGCTAAAATCGACCACGAAAAAACAATTTTACGCCGTTGACTATGACAAAGCCGCCCAGGCCGAAGAGTTGGCGGCGATACCATCGTATACATTTACTAAAACCAACGATCATAAAACTATTGCCGGTTACGATGCTGTACGTTATATTTTGAAAGAGAAACTTACTAACCAGGCTGGCGAAGCCTGGTTTACCAAGGATGTAGCAATTATCCCCAATTCATTAACCAGCAGCTTAGATAGTACACTTGGCGTACCGTTATCGTTTTCAATGAAACAGAACGGTGCTGTGATAAAAACTACCGTAACCCAAATTAAGTTTGAACCCGTACCCGCAGGTGCATTTTCGACGCCAAAGGGTTATGAGTTTTTAACGCCGAAACAGTTTAAGGATATGACGGGCGGAAATTAA
- a CDS encoding UDP-N-acetyl glucosamine 2-epimerase, which produces MKKILFITGSLNQTSQMHQIAQQLLDYDCWFSQFFTDLPFINYIIKHTTVLDNTILAGQFRKKSEDYLLANNLQVDYQAKKNQYDLIVYCSDLHIPQRLRHTKTIWVQEGMTDKYTWISKIVKALNLPPILSGGTSLNGASNLCDIYCAASEGYKNQFAALGTDADKIVVTGIPNYDNLSQFIDNDFPHHNYVMVATTDMRETYRAENRPAFIKEAVKIADGRRLLFKLHPNEKFDRAQAEIRKYAPEGTLIYQSGNTNHMIANCAELITQYSTVVYVGMALGKKVHSYFDIDQLNQLAPQQNGGMSAYNIACICRNFIEHNTIVEVSANPYYQLEQILDGLNIAQKV; this is translated from the coding sequence ATGAAAAAAATACTATTTATTACGGGTTCACTTAATCAAACTTCGCAAATGCACCAAATAGCCCAGCAATTGCTGGATTATGACTGCTGGTTTAGTCAGTTTTTTACCGATTTGCCTTTTATCAACTATATCATCAAACATACTACTGTATTGGACAATACCATATTGGCTGGTCAATTCAGAAAAAAATCAGAGGATTATTTGTTGGCGAATAATTTACAGGTAGATTATCAGGCCAAAAAGAACCAATACGACCTGATTGTTTACTGCAGCGACCTGCATATACCCCAACGCCTACGCCATACCAAAACCATCTGGGTGCAAGAAGGTATGACAGATAAATACACTTGGATAAGCAAAATTGTTAAGGCGCTAAATTTGCCTCCAATATTAAGCGGTGGCACATCGTTAAACGGCGCATCAAACCTTTGTGATATTTACTGCGCAGCATCCGAAGGTTATAAAAACCAGTTTGCCGCTTTAGGTACCGATGCCGATAAAATAGTGGTTACAGGGATCCCAAATTATGATAACCTTAGCCAGTTTATTGATAATGATTTTCCGCACCATAATTACGTTATGGTAGCCACTACCGATATGCGCGAAACTTACCGGGCCGAAAACAGGCCGGCGTTTATTAAAGAAGCCGTAAAAATAGCCGATGGCCGCAGGCTTTTGTTTAAACTACACCCCAACGAAAAATTTGACCGCGCACAGGCCGAAATACGTAAATACGCACCCGAAGGCACATTAATTTATCAAAGTGGTAACACCAACCACATGATTGCCAATTGTGCCGAACTGATTACCCAGTACTCAACCGTGGTGTATGTTGGCATGGCGCTGGGCAAAAAAGTACATTCGTATTTTGATATTGACCAACTTAACCAGCTTGCACCACAACAAAACGGTGGCATGTCGGCCTATAATATCGCGTGCATTTGTCGCAACTTTATTGAGCACAATACCATTGTCGAGGTTTCAGCAAATCCATATTATCAGCTTGAGCAGATATTAGATGGTTTAAATATCGCGCAAAAAGTTTAA
- a CDS encoding DUF1800 domain-containing protein has product MKTSKFLSITLTVLVGVIVLSSFFMGPGSPVTTYKFPYKRAGLTERQAAAHLLNRFTYGATPGQVDSVVNMGLEKWFAQQMDASLTDDTLNNRLKQYDAINLSNADALKKYPQGFVITNMAIKDSVISKDSVGKAVNKKAFDDTIKAYMVRKGIKADYELTKQFIDQNILRAVYSRNQLQEVLTDFWFNHFNVSFTKGESASFIPAYERDVIRPNVLNKFDKLLLASAKSPAMLYFLDNFTSVGPPPPPQPASPKKVNKPVQNPANDMIMNGADGMTASAAKAPAKPAPTNNGDMMMGADAMAATAKPAPAKPAQTPAADMMQMAMAPQTPAAIAKKPLPNPQNKNVNGLNENYAREVMELHTMGVDGGYTQTDVTQAARVLTGWTIYPISSYGYGSAMKGLVDKVGINNLEAKGYVHEGDFLYTPNRHDMGEKVVLGHHFDGKGGYQEGVDLLEMLAHHPSTAKFICTKLAVRFVSDKPPISLINKMAKTFTDQDGDIKQVLITMVTSPEFWSSKALREKTKSPFELVVSSVRGLNADVKDPYQLYNWMTRMGQKIYYYQAPTGFPDRSQYWINTGSLLNRMNFGLALAQQRIPGVKVNLAALNQHHEPESADAALITYSKLVMPERNLDKTYKQLAPLLNDPALADKVNTAATKAPTPTPTAPDHPTIGATGDMMTMSPGQENVAKPIVKDPPKVTAQANNQTNNMLSQVVGIIIGSPEFQRR; this is encoded by the coding sequence ATGAAGACGAGTAAATTTTTAAGCATTACCCTTACTGTATTGGTAGGCGTTATTGTACTGTCGTCGTTTTTTATGGGCCCTGGCTCGCCTGTAACCACTTATAAATTTCCTTATAAACGTGCCGGTTTAACCGAGCGACAGGCTGCTGCACACCTGTTAAACCGGTTTACTTATGGCGCAACTCCAGGCCAGGTAGACTCGGTGGTGAACATGGGTTTAGAAAAATGGTTTGCGCAACAAATGGATGCCAGCCTGACCGACGACACGCTTAACAACAGACTAAAACAATACGATGCTATTAACCTAAGCAATGCCGACGCGCTGAAAAAGTATCCGCAAGGTTTTGTAATTACTAATATGGCTATTAAAGATAGCGTTATCAGTAAAGATTCGGTTGGCAAGGCAGTTAACAAAAAGGCGTTTGACGATACCATTAAAGCTTACATGGTACGTAAAGGCATAAAAGCCGACTATGAATTAACCAAGCAATTTATTGATCAAAACATATTACGGGCCGTTTACAGCCGTAACCAATTGCAGGAAGTATTAACCGATTTTTGGTTCAATCACTTTAATGTATCCTTCACCAAAGGCGAAAGTGCATCGTTTATACCTGCTTATGAGCGCGATGTGATACGCCCTAATGTGCTTAATAAGTTTGATAAGTTGCTGCTGGCTTCGGCAAAATCGCCGGCTATGCTGTATTTTCTGGATAACTTTACCAGCGTAGGCCCGCCTCCGCCGCCACAACCTGCATCACCAAAAAAGGTAAATAAACCAGTACAAAACCCTGCTAACGATATGATAATGAACGGTGCCGACGGTATGACGGCTTCGGCTGCTAAAGCACCCGCCAAGCCCGCGCCAACAAACAACGGCGATATGATGATGGGCGCAGACGCTATGGCAGCCACTGCAAAACCGGCACCGGCTAAACCTGCGCAAACACCCGCCGCAGATATGATGCAAATGGCTATGGCACCACAAACACCAGCCGCAATTGCAAAAAAACCATTGCCAAACCCACAAAACAAAAATGTTAACGGCCTTAACGAAAATTATGCCCGGGAGGTGATGGAGCTGCACACCATGGGTGTTGACGGCGGTTATACCCAAACCGATGTAACCCAGGCCGCACGTGTATTAACCGGGTGGACTATTTACCCTATAAGCAGCTATGGCTATGGCAGTGCCATGAAAGGCCTGGTTGATAAAGTTGGTATAAATAACCTTGAAGCAAAGGGCTATGTACACGAGGGCGATTTTTTATATACACCTAACCGCCACGATATGGGCGAAAAAGTGGTATTGGGCCACCACTTTGATGGTAAAGGCGGTTACCAGGAAGGTGTTGACCTGTTAGAAATGCTGGCACACCACCCATCAACAGCCAAATTTATATGTACCAAACTTGCGGTGCGCTTTGTGAGCGACAAGCCACCCATTAGCCTGATAAACAAAATGGCAAAAACCTTTACCGACCAGGATGGCGATATTAAACAGGTTTTAATTACAATGGTTACTTCGCCCGAGTTTTGGAGCAGTAAAGCTTTGCGCGAAAAAACAAAATCGCCGTTTGAATTGGTTGTGAGTTCGGTACGGGGCTTAAATGCCGACGTTAAAGATCCCTATCAACTATATAACTGGATGACCCGTATGGGCCAAAAAATATATTATTACCAGGCACCAACAGGTTTCCCCGATAGGAGCCAGTATTGGATAAATACAGGTTCATTGCTTAACCGCATGAACTTTGGTTTGGCACTTGCACAACAACGCATACCGGGCGTTAAAGTTAACCTTGCCGCGCTTAACCAGCACCACGAGCCCGAAAGCGCGGATGCTGCATTAATAACTTACAGCAAACTTGTAATGCCCGAGCGTAACCTTGATAAAACTTATAAGCAGTTAGCACCCTTATTAAACGACCCTGCGTTGGCAGACAAGGTGAACACAGCAGCAACCAAGGCCCCCACTCCCACTCCCACCGCGCCCGACCACCCAACCATTGGTGCCACAGGCGATATGATGACTATGAGCCCCGGGCAGGAAAACGTTGCCAAACCCATAGTTAAAGACCCGCCGAAGGTAACCGCGCAGGCCAATAACCAAACCAATAATATGCTATCGCAGGTGGTTGGTATAATTATCGGGTCGCCAGAGTTTCAACGACGCTAA
- a CDS encoding PKD domain-containing protein — MRRKLKRNLFTLLLFNILVVTSAYAQTITLGGTDAGPYGQNSTISVRINVKTATGCIGQTNVFNLYLSDAAGSFSSEKLIGSYTGFYATFVNGIIPANTAAGSNYKVRVKSTSPVVVSAASGPITISTSAGTTAGVTSQTINSTFPEVFGSCNGTDNTTYGFTDKSTTGSAVSATFYNELSQIQEDSLTLAPSINFNAKAANYTITLKAVNNGIVGTKSYTLINNVINSSFGTTGSNTICLSKTSNEGLTYNVDIVSANGIQKNFPGLIYKVKWGDGLSNWLTLCDIVNAGGKLAHIYTKSSCGNITNAQNNVFEVDLQATSPYCGNVGTQVTSYAKVLNPATNHFDFPSVACTGTSVTFSNDSFPGQDPNAEAVDCTYANAQYTWVADGVQYPNYNLSQPFVHTFTTTGIHHVTLRLQNNNGLCPAPDITKDICIQDPPKPGFTIPATACLSADPVMPVNTSVIDAGCNAPPIYNWTITGPADVTYAGGTTAASIQPQFVFSQTGVYQVKMDITSSCGLITAPVQTITVNSSPVVTLSANVPLCGNNQVLNFNTDPGPTATTFSGTTDQSATYAWTVTSSNNLAPATFVNGTTASSQYPQIQFPDYGTYTVAVTCTNSCGTDTKTQDITFQQAPTVNATVQQPICPGTSVVINGSVTNGTYKSFVWQGGSGTFSPSRTSSLTPTYTPSAAEIAAGTVTLTLDVTTDLLGQCSDIQKNVTIGIYPFNTINSPATLAACTGSALNYNITSTVAGSTYTWVAALTSGSATGFTANGNGSTIADIITDNDATNNAIITYTITPHSNGCDGAPFTLTVTVSPVPVILGATDNVICSNQPANIVLSANTPNIKYVWTSTSTGAVTGNTNQTFPISASSIQDVLVNSSAATATVTYTITPVGNCAGQPVVIKITVQPLPAPSVPGPDAEICSATTYQLNANDPSPGTGKWTLDSGQPGVIFSDNTRPDATASGLIPGNVYKFRWTITNASTCSPTTNLVTITIDKPTLGGTTNGTITTCFGNNSSTINLTNQYGKILRWEASVDGGASWQMVNNTTTSLNYLNLTQTTQYRAIVQSGVCSILPSTVSIVTVNPPAVTANAGADQTLCSLTTTYLSGNDPTPFTGLWKQTAGPLVTIVSPASAQTQIIGLAAGNVYKFAWVVKGLAPCIDNEDEVIITNLIDITPTFTADKSNGCGAYTVNFTNTSNSLTGKFLWDFGDGTQSSAISPSRMFQPRTDGKDTTYLVSLSVVNNCTIRPAFTLSILVRPAAPVVSILPDKLNGCAPFAISVKNTSPGNNKSYTFYLYDGSTLVQQIALNDKSAAVFNPVSPTTTKTYIIYMSATDYCGNISETKHIPLTISPASITPQMFVQGNNTKGCAPFVPTFVNNTNGGTSFTYNIYDVNNKIIDKRTAGTTDLPYAFNTPGTYFVSITAMDNCSVIESDKTRIDVFAPPVPKFTADVTSGCGTVSVQFANLTTSANPQEVLAYTYDWDFGDGSPHSLVVTPLPHLYTSQKASYTVTLTVTNSVSQCSNSVVIANYINVSKPPVTNFIVKPDSVINIPDYRFSFVDNTQGSVVAWRWLFGDGQTSTLRNPDHSYTDTGTYKVTLTTLSPQGCSSSVTHRVRITGVPGQLFMPSAFMPTSLNTELRAFAAKGSGIKEWHMQIFNNWGQVVWETTKLGPQGTPIDGWDGTFKGALAPQGVYVWQASATFINGTDWKGMSYNGGLPKRSGSVNLIR, encoded by the coding sequence GTGCGACGGAAACTGAAAAGGAATTTATTTACGTTATTGTTATTCAATATTTTAGTCGTAACATCAGCTTATGCCCAAACCATAACGCTCGGTGGCACCGATGCCGGGCCGTACGGGCAAAATTCAACTATTAGTGTGCGTATTAATGTTAAAACTGCTACCGGTTGCATTGGCCAAACAAACGTATTTAACCTTTACTTGTCGGATGCTGCGGGTAGTTTTTCTTCCGAAAAATTGATAGGTAGTTACACGGGCTTTTATGCAACATTTGTAAACGGTATAATTCCGGCAAATACAGCGGCAGGCAGTAATTACAAGGTGCGTGTAAAATCAACAAGTCCGGTTGTTGTGAGCGCTGCATCCGGCCCTATAACCATAAGCACCTCGGCAGGCACTACTGCGGGCGTCACATCGCAAACCATTAACAGCACCTTTCCCGAAGTTTTTGGCTCATGCAACGGAACCGATAACACAACCTACGGTTTCACCGATAAATCTACCACAGGTTCGGCAGTTAGCGCTACATTTTATAACGAGCTATCGCAAATTCAAGAAGATTCATTAACCCTTGCGCCAAGCATAAATTTTAATGCAAAGGCCGCCAACTACACAATTACCTTAAAGGCCGTTAATAATGGTATAGTGGGTACAAAATCGTATACATTAATTAATAATGTTATTAATTCAAGCTTTGGTACCACAGGTAGCAACACAATTTGTTTAAGTAAAACCAGCAACGAGGGGCTTACCTATAATGTTGATATCGTATCGGCAAACGGTATACAAAAAAACTTTCCCGGTTTAATATATAAAGTGAAATGGGGCGATGGGCTATCCAACTGGTTAACTCTTTGCGATATTGTTAACGCCGGCGGCAAGCTTGCCCACATTTACACAAAATCGTCGTGCGGTAACATAACCAATGCGCAAAACAATGTTTTTGAGGTTGATTTGCAGGCAACAAGCCCCTATTGTGGCAATGTTGGCACACAGGTAACCAGTTATGCCAAGGTGCTTAACCCGGCAACCAATCATTTTGATTTTCCGTCGGTGGCCTGTACAGGTACCAGCGTCACCTTCTCAAACGATTCATTCCCCGGTCAGGATCCCAATGCTGAAGCCGTTGATTGTACCTATGCAAATGCACAATACACCTGGGTAGCCGATGGCGTTCAATACCCTAATTATAACCTTAGCCAACCATTTGTTCACACTTTTACCACAACCGGTATACATCATGTAACATTGCGGCTCCAAAACAATAATGGCCTGTGCCCTGCGCCTGATATTACCAAGGATATTTGTATTCAGGATCCTCCTAAACCAGGCTTTACAATCCCAGCAACGGCTTGTTTATCTGCCGACCCGGTTATGCCGGTTAATACATCGGTAATTGATGCCGGTTGCAACGCCCCGCCCATTTACAACTGGACTATTACCGGCCCTGCCGACGTTACCTACGCTGGTGGCACCACTGCGGCAAGTATACAACCGCAGTTTGTTTTTAGCCAAACAGGTGTCTACCAGGTAAAAATGGATATTACCAGTTCTTGCGGCTTAATAACTGCCCCGGTACAAACCATTACCGTTAATTCGTCCCCGGTTGTTACCCTGTCGGCCAATGTTCCGTTGTGCGGTAACAATCAGGTGCTAAACTTCAATACCGATCCCGGCCCAACAGCAACCACGTTTAGCGGCACTACCGATCAATCGGCCACATACGCCTGGACGGTTACTTCCAGTAACAACTTAGCACCCGCCACTTTTGTAAACGGAACAACTGCAAGCAGCCAATACCCGCAAATTCAATTTCCCGATTATGGCACCTATACCGTAGCTGTAACCTGCACCAACAGTTGCGGAACGGATACAAAAACCCAGGACATAACTTTTCAGCAGGCACCCACCGTAAATGCAACGGTACAACAGCCTATATGCCCCGGTACATCTGTAGTTATCAATGGGTCGGTAACCAATGGTACTTACAAAAGCTTTGTTTGGCAAGGTGGTAGCGGTACATTTTCGCCAAGCCGCACATCCTCATTAACACCAACCTATACACCCAGTGCCGCAGAAATAGCCGCCGGAACCGTTACGCTTACGCTGGACGTTACTACCGATTTGCTGGGCCAATGCAGCGATATTCAAAAAAACGTTACCATAGGCATTTATCCTTTTAATACCATTAACAGCCCGGCAACACTGGCCGCCTGTACAGGCAGCGCATTAAATTATAACATTACATCAACAGTTGCAGGCAGTACTTATACCTGGGTTGCCGCGCTAACATCGGGTAGTGCCACAGGTTTTACAGCCAACGGAAACGGCAGCACCATTGCCGATATAATTACCGATAATGATGCAACAAACAATGCCATTATAACCTACACCATAACCCCTCATAGTAATGGATGCGATGGCGCGCCTTTTACTTTAACGGTTACGGTATCGCCTGTTCCGGTTATTCTGGGTGCAACCGATAATGTAATTTGCAGTAACCAACCTGCCAATATTGTTTTATCTGCAAATACTCCAAATATCAAATACGTTTGGACGAGTACCAGTACAGGTGCAGTTACCGGTAACACCAATCAAACTTTTCCCATATCAGCAAGCAGCATTCAGGATGTTTTGGTTAACAGCAGTGCAGCTACGGCAACAGTAACCTATACCATAACACCAGTAGGTAACTGCGCGGGCCAGCCGGTAGTTATAAAAATAACTGTTCAGCCTTTACCTGCACCTTCGGTACCAGGGCCGGATGCTGAGATTTGCAGCGCCACCACATACCAGCTTAATGCTAACGACCCATCACCCGGAACAGGAAAATGGACTTTAGACTCCGGGCAACCTGGAGTAATCTTTTCGGACAATACACGGCCAGACGCAACCGCATCGGGTTTAATACCGGGTAACGTTTACAAGTTTAGGTGGACTATTACAAATGCATCAACCTGCTCGCCAACCACTAATTTGGTAACTATAACTATTGATAAACCAACACTTGGGGGCACCACCAACGGTACTATTACAACCTGCTTTGGCAATAACAGCTCAACCATAAACTTAACCAACCAATACGGCAAAATATTACGTTGGGAAGCATCTGTTGATGGTGGTGCTTCGTGGCAAATGGTTAACAATACCACAACCAGCCTTAACTATTTAAACCTTACACAAACAACCCAGTACAGGGCAATTGTGCAAAGCGGGGTATGCAGCATATTACCATCAACCGTTAGTATAGTAACGGTTAACCCACCTGCAGTTACAGCCAATGCCGGGGCCGACCAAACTTTGTGCAGTTTAACTACAACTTACTTGAGTGGTAACGACCCAACTCCGTTTACCGGATTATGGAAACAAACCGCCGGGCCTTTAGTTACCATCGTATCGCCAGCCAGCGCGCAAACACAAATAATAGGTTTAGCGGCAGGTAATGTTTACAAGTTTGCATGGGTGGTTAAGGGCCTTGCCCCTTGTATTGACAACGAAGATGAAGTAATTATTACCAACCTGATAGATATTACCCCAACCTTTACCGCCGATAAAAGCAACGGCTGCGGTGCTTATACGGTTAATTTTACAAATACCTCAAATTCGCTTACAGGTAAATTTTTGTGGGATTTTGGCGATGGTACGCAATCGTCAGCCATAAGCCCGTCGCGCATGTTCCAACCTCGCACCGATGGTAAGGATACCACTTATCTAGTTTCCCTTAGCGTAGTAAACAACTGTACAATACGGCCTGCGTTCACATTATCGATATTGGTACGGCCCGCGGCACCCGTAGTATCAATATTGCCCGATAAACTGAACGGCTGCGCTCCGTTTGCTATCAGCGTTAAAAACACATCGCCGGGTAACAACAAAAGCTATACCTTTTACTTGTACGATGGCAGTACGTTGGTACAGCAAATTGCATTGAACGATAAATCGGCGGCGGTATTTAACCCGGTTAGCCCAACTACAACTAAAACGTATATAATATATATGTCGGCAACCGATTATTGCGGCAATATCAGCGAAACCAAACACATCCCGCTAACCATATCCCCGGCTAGCATTACACCTCAAATGTTTGTGCAGGGTAACAATACCAAAGGCTGCGCTCCTTTTGTGCCAACATTTGTAAACAATACCAACGGAGGCACAAGTTTTACTTACAATATTTATGATGTTAACAACAAAATTATAGACAAACGAACCGCAGGCACCACCGATTTACCGTATGCTTTTAATACACCGGGAACCTATTTTGTAAGTATAACGGCAATGGACAATTGCTCGGTTATAGAATCGGATAAAACAAGGATTGATGTATTTGCCCCACCTGTACCCAAATTTACTGCCGATGTAACAAGCGGCTGCGGCACGGTATCGGTACAGTTTGCAAACCTCACCACAAGTGCAAACCCCCAAGAGGTGCTTGCATACACTTACGACTGGGATTTTGGGGATGGGTCGCCGCATTCGTTGGTGGTTACTCCTCTGCCGCACCTTTACACTTCCCAAAAGGCATCGTACACGGTTACCTTAACAGTTACCAATTCGGTATCTCAATGTTCAAATTCGGTTGTAATAGCCAATTATATCAATGTTAGCAAACCACCCGTTACCAACTTTATTGTAAAGCCCGATTCGGTTATTAATATCCCTGATTACCGGTTCTCGTTTGTTGATAACACACAAGGCAGCGTAGTAGCATGGCGATGGTTGTTTGGTGATGGGCAAACATCAACACTGCGCAATCCCGACCATAGTTATACAGATACCGGCACCTATAAGGTTACCTTAACTACCCTGAGCCCGCAAGGTTGCAGCAGCAGTGTAACACATCGCGTGCGTATTACCGGAGTGCCGGGCCAACTATTTATGCCATCGGCTTTTATGCCTACCAGTTTAAATACCGAGTTGCGCGCCTTTGCCGCCAAAGGCTCGGGCATTAAAGAGTGGCACATGCAAATATTTAACAACTGGGGCCAGGTAGTTTGGGAAACCACCAAACTTGGCCCGCAAGGCACACCAATAGATGGTTGGGACGGTACGTTTAAAGGCGCATTGGCACCCCAGGGTGTATATGTTTGGCAGGCATCGGCCACCTTTATAAACGGTACCGATTGGAAAGGGATGTCGTACAATGGGGGGTTGCCAAAGCGTTCAGGATCAGTAAATTTAATACGATAA